TCCCCGCCTCACGGCCGCGGCCTGTCCTAGTGACGGAAGAAGATGCGGTCCCCGTACTCGGCCATCACCCGGCCGTTCCACTCGTGGCCGCCGTCCACGTTCCCGGAGCGGAGCATGGGCGGGTCGATGCCCCGGGCGGCCAGCTCACCGGCGGCCGTCGCGACGACGGCCTGGAGCAGGGCGCTGGTGACGACGGTGGACGCCGGGGCGAAGGGGGCGGCGATGCCGTCGGCGGTCAGCTCCGCGTCCCCGGGCGGGATCTTGCTGTCGATGACCAGATCGCAGTGGTCCTTGAGGAAGGTGCCCGAGACGTGCCGTGACCTGGTCTGCTCGGCGTAGGCGAGGGACGTGACGCCGATGACCTTCAGGCCGAGGGCCCGGGCGTTCATGGCCATCTCCACCGGCAGGGAGTTACGGCCGGACAGCGAGATGACGATCAGGACGTCACCGGGCTGCACCGGGCTGGAGTCCAGGACCGCGCCGGCCAGGCCGTTCACCCGCTCCAGCGCGCTGCCCAGGGTGGCGGGCATGACGTCGATGCCGACGGCGCCGGGGACGGCGAGCAGGTTCATCAGGGCGAGGCCGCCCGCCCGGTAGACGACGTCCTGGGCGGGGAGGGAGGAGTGCCCGGCACCGAAGACGAAGAGCCGGCCGCCGTCCACCACCGTGTCGGCGAGCATGGCCCCGGCGGCGGTGATGTGGTCGGCCTCCTCGTCGCGAGCCCGCTGGAGCAGCCCGATCGCGGCGTCGAAGAACTGCCCGGCCAGCTTGTTCTCGCTCATCGCTGCGGGGCTCCTTAGCTCGGAATCCGGTGGTGCGGGGGGAGTGCGCACGGTCGGTGCGTACGCTCGTGGCGCGGATCACGTTGCGGTCTTGACCAGCGCCCTGTCAATACGGCGTCCGCGCCGACGCCGCACGCGGCACCGTTGTCGGTGGTATGCGTCAGAATTGAGTCCAGGGCCAGCGCACGACATATCGAGGGGCACACATGTCCGGACTGATCGACACCACGGAGATGTATCTCCGCACCATCCTCGAGCTGGAAGAGGAAGGCGTGGTCCCCATGCGCGCCCGCATCGCCGAGCGGCTCGACCAGAGCGGCCCGACGGTGAGCCAGACCGTGGCCCGCATGGAGCGGGACGGCCTGGTCTCGGTCGCCGGCGACCGCCACCTGGAGCTGACCGAGGAGGGCCGCCGGCTGGCGACCCGCGTCATGCGCAAGCACCGGCTGGCCGAGTGCCTGCTGGTCGACGTGATCGGCCTGGAGTGGGAGCAGGTGCACGCCGAGGCCTGCCGCTGGGAGCACGTGATGAGCGAGGCGGTGGAGCGCCGCGTGCTGGAGCTGCTGCGCCACCCCACCGAGTCGCCCTACGGCAACCCCATCCCGGGCCTGGAGGAGCTGGGCGAGAAGTCCGAGGCCGATCCGTTCCTCAACGCCGGCATGGTCAGCCTGATGGACCTGGAGCCGGGCACCGAGGGCAAGACGGTCGTCGTCCGGCGCATCGGCGAGCCGATCCAGACGGACGCCCAGCTGATGTACACCCTGCGGCGCGCGGGCGTCCAGCCGGGCGCGGTGGTCAGCGTGACCGAGTCGGCCGGCGGAGTCCTGGTCGGCAGCGGCGGCGAGGCCGCGGAGCTCGAGGCGGACATCGCGGCGCACGTCTTCGTCGCGAAGAGGTAGCCCTTCCGGCGGATCAGTGACCTCATGTGCCCGGACGGGCTTGATATGGCTGAGCCCAGCCATATCAAGCCCGTCCGGCGCTTGAGGACGCGCCCGCAGGGCGCTCGCCGCCGCAGGCGGCATGACGGGCCGGTAGGCGAAGAACCCGTCGGCCGGGCGAGTGGCGGCAAGACAGGCCGTGGCAACTCCCACCGTTCCGGCCGGAGTTAGCGGAATCGATACGCCCGGCCCCTCGGCGTGCCACGCTGGCGCTGACGCATATGCCCACGCGCCACCGACCTGGGGAGGGGCTCGATGGGGCCAGCGGGCCGCACGGCCACCACGTGGCACCCCGGTGCCCGTCGTGGCGCCTGTCGTGGTGTCAGCCGGCGCGACGGCCATGACAAGGGCCCCGGCGGCCTTTCGGACCGCCGGGGCCCCACCTCCCCGTGCTCCCCCGCGGCGACCCGGAGCCCCGAGCTCCCAGGGTGCGCCTCGCGGACCTTCTTCCCCGAGCGGTCCGCGCCCAGATCGATGTCTCCCCTGGGGGCGGGCGGCCAATCCTGCTGCATGGTCACTCGAACGAGGGGTGTTGCGCGCGAAAGCGGTTCGTTCGAATGCAAGTTCTATAAAGTAGGGCTGCTCGGGGGAGAAGTGGGGGTGCCAGAACTCATGGTGCGGCGTATCGACGTGAGCGGAAGCGGCGGAGTGCGGCTGGCGGCCTGGGAGTTCGCCGACCCCCCGAAGGCCGGCGGTCCGTTCGCCGGCGGCGGCCCGAGCGGCGTTCTGCTGCTCCACGGGCTGATGGGCCGCGCCTCCCACTGGGCGGCGA
The window above is part of the Streptomyces syringium genome. Proteins encoded here:
- a CDS encoding SIS domain-containing protein, translating into MSENKLAGQFFDAAIGLLQRARDEEADHITAAGAMLADTVVDGGRLFVFGAGHSSLPAQDVVYRAGGLALMNLLAVPGAVGIDVMPATLGSALERVNGLAGAVLDSSPVQPGDVLIVISLSGRNSLPVEMAMNARALGLKVIGVTSLAYAEQTRSRHVSGTFLKDHCDLVIDSKIPPGDAELTADGIAAPFAPASTVVTSALLQAVVATAAGELAARGIDPPMLRSGNVDGGHEWNGRVMAEYGDRIFFRH
- a CDS encoding metal-dependent transcriptional regulator; amino-acid sequence: MSGLIDTTEMYLRTILELEEEGVVPMRARIAERLDQSGPTVSQTVARMERDGLVSVAGDRHLELTEEGRRLATRVMRKHRLAECLLVDVIGLEWEQVHAEACRWEHVMSEAVERRVLELLRHPTESPYGNPIPGLEELGEKSEADPFLNAGMVSLMDLEPGTEGKTVVVRRIGEPIQTDAQLMYTLRRAGVQPGAVVSVTESAGGVLVGSGGEAAELEADIAAHVFVAKR